One genomic window of Gossypium hirsutum isolate 1008001.06 chromosome D11, Gossypium_hirsutum_v2.1, whole genome shotgun sequence includes the following:
- the LOC107911506 gene encoding protein REVEILLE 5: MVSVSPNPAPGFYFFDPMNIGLPGLSYLPPANAVAPPPPPTAGSPYLEDPSKKIRKPYTITKSRESWTDQERDKFLEALQLFDRDWKKIEAFVGSKTVIQIRSHAQKYFLKAQKNGATEHVPPPRPKRKAAHPYPQKAPKNAAVVPQVVGPFQSSSALLESGYTYRPDSSSVLENPIAKGAWSSRSYDSVPPVTVSQRTKDDATFAGPNIAPNCCYSSSKESTPRIWSFGETIAQGDHRKQSRVVPDFSQVYTFLGSVFDPGASGHLQILKLMDPINVETVVVLMRNLATNLKSPEFEDQRRLLSTYDAESRGG, translated from the exons ATGGTGTCCGTGAGCCCCAACCCGGCTCCTGGGTTTTACTTTTTCGATCCCATGAATATCGGTCTTCCTGGTCTTAGTTATCTGCCGCCTGCCAACGCGGTGGCGCCTCCTCCTCCTCCTACTGCCGGTTCGCCGTATTTGGAGGATCCGAGTAAGAAGATCCGGAAGCCTTACACTATTACCAAGTCCAGAGAAAGCTGGACTGATCAGGAGCGCGATAAGTTTCTCGAAGCTCTTCAATT ATTTGATCGTGATTGGAAGAAGATTGAAGCATTTGTTGGGTCCAAGACAGTAATCCAg ATCCGTAGCCATGCACAAAAGTATTTCCTAAAGGCTCAAAAAAATGGGGCAACTGAACATGTACCTCCCCCTCGGCCAAAAAGGAAAGCAGCTCATCCGTACCCACAAAAAGCTCCCAAAAATG CTGCTGTTGTACCCCAAGTAGTTGGACCGTTTCAATCTTCATCTGCCTTGCTTGAATCTGGTTATACCTACAGACCAGATTCATCATCAGTGCTTGAAAATCCAATTGCTAAGGGAGCTTGGTCTTCCAGGAGTTACGACTCTGTCCCACCTGTCACTGTTTCTCAACGGACTAAAG ATGATGCAACATTTGCTGGACCAAATATTGCGCCCAACTGCTGTTACAGTAGTAGTAAGGAAAGCACTCCCAGAATCTGGTCATTTGGTGAAACAATTGCCCAAGGGGATCATAGGAAGCAATCTAGAG TTGTGCCAGATTTTTCTCAGGTGTACACTTTCCTTGGCAGtgtctttgaccccggtgcaAGTGGGCACTTGCAGATATTGAAGCTGATGGACCCAATAAATGTGGAAACA GTGGTGGTGTTGATGAGAAATCTTGCTACCAATTTGAAAAGCCCCGAGTTTGAGGATCAA AGAAGGTTGCTGTCAACGTATGATGCAGAGTCCAGAGGAGGTTAA